The proteins below come from a single Acuticoccus sediminis genomic window:
- a CDS encoding alpha/beta fold hydrolase encodes MSWTLDETVATRAGAVAAGHSGDGPDLVLAHGWPWSSFSWHRLIPLLEPHFRLHYYDMPGFGRSGMDAEQATSLDVQGEVFADMLDHWGLDRPLVLAHDFGGAATLRAHLLHGRDYAGYILMNVVAMRPWGSAFFDHVGRHVEAFTGLPPHIHEAVVRAYIAGALVNPLPQADLDALAGPWLTEAGRTSFYRQFAQADERYTAEVEPLFGTIRCPTAIFWGVDDPWIPLARGEALHDLVPTAEFVRLDGAGHLPQLETTDAVAANTLRFFNSIST; translated from the coding sequence ATGAGCTGGACACTCGACGAAACCGTCGCGACGCGCGCAGGCGCCGTCGCGGCGGGTCACAGCGGCGACGGACCGGACCTCGTGCTCGCGCACGGCTGGCCCTGGTCGTCCTTCTCCTGGCACCGGCTGATCCCGCTGCTGGAGCCCCACTTCCGCCTTCACTACTACGACATGCCCGGCTTCGGCCGCTCCGGGATGGACGCGGAGCAGGCCACCTCGCTCGACGTCCAGGGCGAGGTCTTCGCGGACATGCTGGACCACTGGGGCCTCGACCGCCCGCTCGTCCTCGCGCACGACTTCGGCGGTGCCGCCACCCTGCGCGCCCACCTGCTGCACGGTCGCGACTACGCCGGCTACATCCTCATGAACGTCGTCGCGATGCGCCCGTGGGGCTCGGCCTTCTTCGACCATGTCGGCCGCCACGTGGAGGCCTTCACCGGCCTGCCACCGCACATCCACGAGGCGGTGGTGCGCGCCTACATCGCCGGCGCGCTGGTGAACCCGCTGCCGCAGGCCGATCTCGACGCGCTTGCCGGCCCCTGGCTCACCGAGGCGGGGCGCACGAGCTTCTACCGTCAGTTCGCCCAGGCCGACGAGCGATATACCGCAGAGGTTGAGCCGCTCTTCGGCACCATCCGCTGCCCCACGGCAATCTTCTGGGGCGTCGACGATCCGTGGATCCCGCTGGCGCGCGGCGAGGCGCTCCATGATCTTGTTCCGACTGCCGAATTCGTCCGCCTCGACGGCGCCGGACACTTGCCGCAGCTTGAGACGACCGACGCGGTCGCAGCAAACACGCTAAGGTTTTTTAATTCGATCAGTACGTAA
- a CDS encoding acetyl-CoA C-acetyltransferase, which yields MAESVVIASAARTPVGAFNGSFATVPAATLGATAIGGALERAGVSPDEVDEVILGQVLTAGCGMNPARQAAMAAGVPKEKTAWLLNQVCGSGLRSVCLGMQQILTGDADIIVAGGQENMSLSPHAAHLRAGHKMGDVSFIDTMIKDGLWDVFNGYHMGGTAENVAREWQITREQQDAFAVASQNKAEAAQKAGRFKDEIIPVTVKGRKGDTVVDADEYIRHGATLDSVAKLRPAFEKDGTVTAGNASGINDGASAMVLMSESNAAKRGITPLVRIASWATAGVDPKVMGSGPIPASKKALEKAGWSVGDLDLVEANEAFAAQACAVNKDMGWSDEIVNVNGGAIAIGHPIGASGNRVLTTLLFEMKRRGASKGLATLCIGGGMGVALCVESLN from the coding sequence ATGGCCGAAAGCGTCGTGATCGCCAGCGCAGCCCGGACACCCGTGGGCGCGTTCAACGGGTCGTTCGCCACCGTTCCTGCCGCCACGCTGGGCGCCACCGCCATCGGCGGCGCACTCGAGCGGGCCGGCGTGTCTCCGGACGAGGTGGACGAGGTGATCCTCGGTCAGGTTCTCACCGCCGGTTGTGGCATGAACCCGGCGCGGCAGGCCGCGATGGCCGCCGGCGTCCCGAAAGAGAAGACCGCGTGGCTCCTGAACCAGGTGTGCGGCTCCGGCCTGCGCTCGGTCTGCCTCGGCATGCAGCAGATCCTCACCGGCGACGCCGACATCATCGTCGCCGGCGGCCAGGAGAACATGTCTCTCTCGCCGCATGCCGCGCACCTGCGCGCCGGCCACAAGATGGGCGACGTCTCCTTCATCGACACGATGATCAAGGACGGCCTCTGGGACGTCTTCAACGGTTACCACATGGGCGGCACCGCCGAGAACGTCGCGCGCGAGTGGCAGATCACCCGTGAGCAGCAGGACGCCTTCGCCGTCGCCTCGCAGAACAAGGCCGAGGCCGCACAGAAGGCCGGCAGGTTCAAGGACGAGATCATCCCCGTCACCGTGAAGGGCCGCAAGGGCGACACCGTCGTCGACGCCGACGAGTACATCCGCCACGGCGCCACCCTCGACAGCGTCGCCAAGCTGCGCCCGGCCTTCGAGAAGGACGGCACCGTCACCGCCGGCAACGCGTCGGGCATCAACGACGGCGCCTCGGCGATGGTGCTGATGAGCGAGTCCAACGCGGCCAAGCGCGGCATCACCCCGCTGGTGCGCATCGCCTCCTGGGCGACCGCCGGCGTCGACCCGAAGGTGATGGGCAGCGGCCCGATCCCGGCGTCGAAGAAGGCGCTGGAGAAGGCCGGCTGGTCGGTCGGCGACCTCGACCTCGTGGAGGCCAACGAGGCCTTCGCCGCGCAGGCCTGCGCCGTGAACAAGGACATGGGCTGGTCGGACGAGATCGTGAACGTCAACGGCGGCGCGATCGCCATCGGCCATCCGATCGGCGCCTCGGGCAACCGTGTCCTGACCACGCTGCTGTTCGAAATGAAGCGTCGCGGCGCGTCCAAGGGTCTTGCTACGCTGTGCATCGGCGGCGGCATGGGCGTCGCCCTGTGCGTGGAGAGCCTCAACTAA
- the phaR gene encoding polyhydroxyalkanoate synthesis repressor PhaR: MYPFFHEVKMTIEKPSTVIKKYANRRLYHTGSSAYVTLDDLADMVRSGEDFVVQDAKTGEDITRGVLGQIIFDAESKGGGLLPIAFLRQLITFYDGRMQTIVPTYLEHSLASFAREQEKLRQQWSDAVGEKAFSVVEDQVRRNMDMFQRSMRMFMPFATEAPQAAPPTQPQPPAENLAESVAALRSELATLQARMEALTSAEPKPTATKPAAAKPADGDGAEPARKADPVQAYSEHAYTEQMDAEEELETADPKPAEAKSTD; the protein is encoded by the coding sequence ATGTACCCCTTCTTCCACGAGGTAAAGATGACAATCGAAAAGCCTTCGACGGTCATCAAGAAGTACGCCAACCGGCGCCTGTATCACACCGGGTCAAGCGCGTACGTCACGCTGGACGACCTGGCCGACATGGTGCGGTCCGGCGAGGATTTCGTCGTACAGGACGCCAAGACGGGGGAGGACATCACCCGGGGCGTGCTGGGCCAGATCATTTTCGACGCCGAGAGCAAGGGGGGCGGTTTGCTGCCAATTGCATTTTTGCGCCAACTGATCACCTTCTACGACGGTCGCATGCAGACCATCGTGCCGACCTATCTGGAGCATTCCCTCGCGTCGTTCGCGCGCGAGCAGGAGAAGCTGCGGCAGCAGTGGAGCGACGCGGTGGGCGAAAAGGCCTTCTCCGTCGTCGAGGATCAGGTGCGGCGCAACATGGACATGTTCCAGCGCTCGATGCGCATGTTCATGCCCTTCGCGACCGAGGCACCGCAGGCCGCGCCGCCGACTCAGCCTCAGCCGCCGGCCGAGAACCTGGCCGAGAGCGTCGCCGCCCTCCGGTCCGAGCTCGCCACGCTCCAGGCGCGGATGGAGGCGCTCACCTCGGCCGAGCCCAAGCCTACCGCCACGAAGCCTGCCGCCGCCAAGCCGGCCGACGGGGACGGTGCCGAGCCGGCCCGGAAGGCCGATCCCGTCCAGGCCTATTCCGAGCACGCCTACACCGAGCAGATGGACGCCGAGGAGGAGCTGGAGACGGCCGATCCGAAGCCGGCGGAAGCCAAGTCCACCGACTGA
- the rpmF gene encoding 50S ribosomal protein L32, with protein sequence MAVPKRKTTRMKRGFRRSADALKAPSYIEDKDSGELRRPHHIDLKTGRYRGRQILVQKSDD encoded by the coding sequence ATGGCTGTGCCGAAGCGCAAGACCACCCGCATGAAGCGTGGCTTCCGCCGCTCTGCCGACGCCCTGAAGGCGCCGTCCTATATCGAGGACAAGGACTCGGGCGAGCTGCGTCGGCCGCACCACATCGATCTGAAGACCGGCCGCTACCGGGGCCGCCAGATCCTGGTGCAGAAGAGCGACGACTAA
- a CDS encoding biosynthetic peptidoglycan transglycosylase: MGAILKALGAAVATVVMIPLVLTVVYAYMDPPSLAIMRRQDAGDTVHQEWIPLDEMSPDLVRGVIMAEDARFCLHWGLDLRQMRLVVEEAMSGEAPRGASTITMQVVKNLFLWPERSYLRKAVEVPLALWMDLVLSKKRILEIYLNTAQFSGSAYGVEAAAQQAFDRSAGDLTREQALALATVLPAPSARKAARPSRRQRAVIAHVERELDRAPWVFTCLSAPFRS; the protein is encoded by the coding sequence ATGGGAGCCATTCTGAAGGCGCTCGGCGCCGCGGTGGCGACCGTGGTGATGATCCCGTTGGTCCTGACGGTGGTCTACGCCTACATGGACCCGCCCTCCCTCGCGATCATGCGTCGTCAGGACGCGGGAGACACCGTCCACCAGGAGTGGATCCCGCTCGACGAGATGTCGCCGGACCTCGTGCGCGGCGTGATCATGGCGGAGGACGCGCGCTTCTGCCTGCACTGGGGGCTCGACCTCCGGCAGATGCGCCTCGTCGTCGAGGAGGCGATGTCCGGCGAGGCGCCGCGCGGGGCGAGCACGATCACCATGCAGGTGGTCAAGAACCTCTTCCTGTGGCCGGAGCGGAGCTATCTGCGCAAGGCGGTCGAGGTGCCGCTGGCGCTCTGGATGGACCTCGTCCTGTCGAAGAAGCGGATCCTCGAGATCTACCTCAACACGGCGCAGTTCAGCGGTTCGGCCTACGGGGTGGAGGCGGCGGCGCAGCAGGCGTTCGACAGGAGCGCCGGCGACCTCACGCGCGAGCAGGCGCTGGCGCTGGCGACCGTCCTGCCCGCTCCGTCAGCCCGGAAGGCCGCGCGTCCGTCGAGAAGACAGCGCGCGGTGATCGCTCATGTCGAAAGAGAGCTTGACCGCGCGCCGTGGGTCTTTACATGTCTCTCCGCGCCCTTTCGCTCGTGA
- a CDS encoding polyprenyl synthetase family protein — MDFAARLAAAAEATNRVMDQALQPSPAVPDRLLNATRYATLAGGKRFRPFLVIESAALFDAPADAAAAVAAAFECLHSYSLVHDDLPAMDDDDLRRGQPTVHKAYDEATAILVGDGLQALAFELITGDPVPSDVAGPLAHLLARASGNAGMVGGQYRDLNAIGLDAEGIRLMQAMKTGRLIAGACEAGAVLGRADAGARAALVRYGDLLGEAFQLADDLLDVEGTAEETGKRVGKDAGADKATLVGLIGPAAARARLAEIVAAAADTLAPFGDRASVLREASRFVADRRS, encoded by the coding sequence ATGGATTTCGCCGCACGGCTGGCCGCGGCTGCCGAGGCGACGAACCGGGTCATGGATCAGGCCTTGCAGCCATCCCCCGCCGTCCCGGACCGTCTTCTGAATGCGACCCGCTATGCGACCCTCGCCGGTGGCAAGCGCTTCCGACCCTTCCTCGTGATCGAATCCGCCGCGCTGTTCGACGCCCCGGCCGATGCTGCCGCCGCCGTTGCCGCCGCCTTCGAGTGCCTCCATTCCTACAGCCTCGTCCATGACGACCTGCCGGCCATGGACGACGATGACCTAAGGCGCGGTCAGCCGACCGTCCACAAGGCGTACGACGAGGCGACGGCGATCCTGGTCGGCGACGGCCTCCAGGCGCTGGCGTTCGAGCTGATCACCGGCGACCCGGTCCCGTCCGACGTCGCGGGCCCGCTCGCCCACCTCCTGGCGCGCGCGTCCGGCAACGCGGGGATGGTCGGCGGGCAGTACCGCGACCTCAACGCCATCGGCCTCGACGCGGAGGGGATCCGGCTGATGCAGGCGATGAAGACGGGCAGGCTGATCGCCGGTGCGTGCGAGGCGGGCGCGGTGCTGGGCCGGGCCGACGCCGGGGCGCGCGCCGCCCTGGTGCGGTACGGTGATCTGCTGGGCGAGGCTTTCCAGCTCGCCGACGACCTCCTCGACGTCGAGGGCACCGCCGAGGAGACCGGCAAGCGCGTCGGCAAGGACGCCGGGGCGGACAAGGCGACGCTCGTCGGCCTCATCGGTCCGGCCGCGGCGCGCGCCCGCCTCGCCGAGATCGTCGCCGCCGCGGCCGACACGCTGGCTCCCTTCGGCGACCGCGCGTCGGTCCTGAGGGAGGCGAGCCGCTTCGTCGCCGACCGCCGCTCCTAG
- a CDS encoding flavin monoamine oxidase family protein, which translates to MAHSLVFRRADKMLGEALAEAGRPRGSGGGLTRRRMLQSMAAASVVAGNAPVALAGAGGATVAIIGGGLAGLSAAWHLLNAGHEPVVYEASGRVGGRVRSMVGLVADGIITEFGGQYISSDHADMIALARALGIGLVNVDANAAAVAAPKTAYHVAGGRIDEADLAHALTPLARQFAEDAARLDADWATVAPELDAMSVAEYFFWNKDKLTRESLGLMAALVRAEYGVETGEASVLGLISALPSVAGDSVDLTSGRDGMFMVEGGSERIVTALAGRLDGRIERGKRASLIEPDGKGHRITFTDGSSVGADATVLAVPFPAIGGMRVRVPVPPLMPNFAAEVRLGRNEKVFAGFDSRPWQREDGFALDLWSDIAASVIWDDGVRQPEKTNSGVTFLVGGAQTEDIHRYGPEAFVADALTALGRDFPGLPEAYTGLAGNTGWVRTPWLGGSYTNLGPGQKTRFASCFWTETADAAVANPVARDRLAFAGEQYSAAYYGYMNGGAQTGRLAAQALVAALAA; encoded by the coding sequence ATGGCGCATTCGCTCGTGTTCCGTCGTGCCGACAAGATGCTGGGCGAGGCCCTGGCGGAAGCAGGACGGCCACGCGGAAGCGGCGGGGGCCTCACCCGCCGCCGCATGCTCCAGTCCATGGCCGCCGCGTCGGTGGTCGCCGGCAACGCGCCGGTGGCCCTCGCCGGTGCCGGAGGGGCGACGGTCGCCATCATCGGCGGCGGACTCGCCGGGCTCAGCGCCGCGTGGCACCTCCTCAACGCGGGCCACGAGCCGGTCGTCTACGAGGCGTCCGGCCGGGTCGGCGGGCGCGTCCGCTCCATGGTCGGCCTCGTCGCCGACGGGATCATCACCGAGTTCGGCGGCCAGTACATCAGCTCCGACCATGCCGACATGATCGCCCTCGCGCGCGCGCTCGGTATCGGCCTCGTCAACGTGGACGCGAACGCGGCCGCCGTCGCCGCGCCGAAGACCGCGTACCACGTCGCAGGCGGGCGGATCGACGAAGCCGACCTCGCCCACGCCCTCACCCCACTCGCCCGGCAATTCGCCGAGGACGCGGCCCGGCTCGACGCCGACTGGGCCACCGTCGCGCCCGAGCTCGATGCGATGTCGGTCGCCGAGTATTTCTTCTGGAACAAGGACAAGCTGACGCGCGAGTCGCTCGGCCTGATGGCCGCGCTGGTCCGTGCGGAGTACGGCGTCGAGACCGGAGAGGCGTCGGTGTTGGGGCTGATCTCTGCGCTCCCGTCCGTCGCCGGCGACAGCGTCGACCTGACGTCCGGCCGCGACGGGATGTTCATGGTGGAGGGCGGTAGCGAGAGGATCGTGACCGCCCTCGCCGGGCGGCTCGACGGTCGGATCGAGCGCGGCAAGCGCGCCTCGCTGATCGAGCCGGACGGCAAGGGCCATCGCATCACCTTCACCGACGGCAGCAGCGTCGGCGCCGACGCCACGGTGCTCGCGGTCCCGTTCCCGGCGATCGGCGGCATGCGCGTCCGCGTCCCCGTCCCGCCGCTGATGCCGAACTTCGCCGCCGAGGTCCGCCTCGGCCGCAACGAGAAGGTCTTCGCCGGGTTCGACAGCCGCCCCTGGCAGCGCGAGGACGGCTTCGCCCTCGACCTGTGGAGCGACATCGCCGCCTCGGTCATCTGGGACGACGGCGTGCGCCAGCCGGAGAAGACCAACAGCGGCGTCACCTTCCTCGTCGGTGGCGCGCAGACCGAGGACATCCACCGCTACGGCCCCGAGGCCTTCGTGGCGGACGCCCTCACCGCTCTCGGCCGTGACTTTCCCGGCCTGCCGGAGGCCTACACAGGCCTCGCCGGCAACACCGGGTGGGTGCGCACCCCCTGGCTCGGCGGGAGCTACACCAATCTCGGCCCAGGGCAGAAGACACGTTTTGCGTCCTGCTTCTGGACCGAGACCGCGGACGCGGCCGTCGCGAACCCCGTAGCGCGGGACCGCCTGGCCTTCGCCGGCGAGCAGTATTCCGCAGCCTACTACGGCTACATGAACGGCGGCGCCCAGACCGGGCGCCTCGCCGCGCAGGCCCTCGTCGCGGCCCTCGCGGCGTAG
- the leuC gene encoding 3-isopropylmalate dehydratase large subunit yields the protein MAPRTLYDKIWDDHLVELQDDGTALLYIDRHLVHEVTSPQAFEGLRIAGRKVHAPTRTLAVVDHNVPTTDRSAGIDDPESRTQVETLAQNAADFGIEYYDELDRRQGIVHIVGPEQGFTLPGMTIVCGDSHTSTHGAFGALAHGIGTSEVEHVLATQTLVTRKAKNFRVNVNGVIPPHVTAKDIVLSIIGTIGTAGGTGYVIEYAGDAIRSLSMEGRMTVCNMSIEGGARAGMVAPDETTFEYIAGRPKAPQGTAFEHALAYWRSLPSDADAHFDREISLDAAALPPIVTWGTSPEAVTSIDSAVPNPADVTDPQKRRAMERALQYMGLTPGTPMTDIAIDKVFIGSCTNGRIEDLRAVADVIRGHKVAESVSAMIVPGSGLVKAQAEAEGLDKLFIDAGFEWREPGCSMCLGMNADRLSPGERCASTSNRNFEGRQGFRGRTHLVSPAMAAAAAVAGHFVDVRKL from the coding sequence ATGGCGCCGCGCACGCTGTACGACAAAATCTGGGACGATCACCTCGTCGAGCTCCAGGACGACGGCACGGCGCTTCTCTACATCGACCGTCACCTCGTCCACGAAGTCACGAGCCCGCAGGCCTTCGAGGGGCTGCGCATCGCCGGCCGCAAGGTCCATGCGCCGACGCGCACGCTCGCCGTCGTCGACCACAACGTGCCCACGACCGACCGCTCGGCCGGGATCGACGATCCCGAGTCCCGCACCCAGGTCGAGACGCTGGCGCAGAACGCCGCCGACTTCGGCATCGAGTACTATGACGAGCTCGACCGCCGGCAGGGCATCGTGCACATCGTCGGTCCCGAGCAGGGCTTCACCCTCCCCGGCATGACGATCGTCTGCGGCGACAGCCACACCTCGACGCACGGTGCGTTCGGCGCGCTCGCGCACGGCATCGGCACTTCCGAGGTCGAGCACGTCCTCGCCACGCAGACGCTGGTGACGCGCAAGGCCAAGAACTTCCGCGTCAACGTGAACGGCGTCATCCCGCCGCACGTGACCGCGAAGGACATCGTGCTTTCGATCATCGGCACCATCGGCACCGCCGGCGGCACCGGCTACGTCATCGAATACGCCGGCGACGCGATCCGCTCGCTGTCGATGGAAGGCCGCATGACGGTCTGCAACATGTCCATCGAGGGCGGCGCACGTGCCGGCATGGTGGCGCCGGACGAGACGACGTTCGAGTACATCGCGGGCCGTCCGAAGGCGCCGCAGGGGACCGCGTTCGAGCACGCCCTCGCCTACTGGAGGTCGCTGCCGTCCGACGCCGACGCGCACTTCGACCGCGAGATCAGCCTCGACGCCGCGGCCCTGCCGCCGATCGTCACCTGGGGCACCTCGCCCGAGGCCGTCACCAGCATCGACAGCGCGGTGCCGAACCCGGCCGACGTCACCGACCCGCAGAAGCGCCGGGCGATGGAGCGTGCGCTCCAGTACATGGGCCTGACCCCGGGCACGCCGATGACGGACATCGCCATCGACAAGGTCTTCATCGGCTCCTGCACCAACGGGCGGATCGAGGACCTGCGCGCCGTGGCCGACGTCATCCGCGGCCACAAGGTGGCCGAGAGCGTCTCGGCGATGATCGTGCCGGGCTCGGGCCTGGTGAAGGCGCAGGCCGAGGCCGAGGGCCTCGACAAGCTCTTCATCGACGCCGGGTTCGAGTGGCGCGAGCCGGGCTGCTCCATGTGCCTCGGCATGAACGCCGACCGTCTGTCGCCGGGCGAGCGCTGCGCCTCCACCTCGAACCGCAACTTCGAGGGCCGCCAGGGTTTCCGGGGCCGCACGCACCTCGTGTCGCCCGCGATGGCCGCCGCTGCTGCCGTCGCAGGCCACTTCGTGGACGTGCGCAAGCTCTGA
- the ptsN gene encoding PTS IIA-like nitrogen regulatory protein PtsN: MVLTDLLAPEAVVQGLDVGSKKQALQEIASLAARQTGLPEREVFDTLLQRERLGSTGVGHGIAIPHGKLVGLPKLSAFFFTLARPIEFEALDDQPVDLIFALLAPEDAGADHLKALNKIARTIKQPGMTDALRNAENAAELYDLLTRAPVAAS; the protein is encoded by the coding sequence GTGGTACTAACCGACCTGCTCGCTCCTGAGGCCGTCGTCCAGGGTCTGGACGTCGGCTCCAAGAAGCAGGCCCTCCAAGAAATCGCGAGCCTCGCTGCACGGCAGACGGGGCTCCCGGAGCGGGAAGTCTTCGACACCCTGCTGCAGCGCGAACGCCTCGGGTCGACCGGTGTCGGCCACGGCATCGCGATTCCGCACGGGAAGCTCGTCGGCCTGCCGAAGCTGTCTGCCTTCTTCTTCACCCTGGCCCGGCCCATCGAGTTCGAGGCCCTCGACGACCAGCCGGTCGATCTCATCTTCGCGCTTCTGGCGCCCGAGGATGCCGGCGCCGACCACCTGAAGGCGCTGAACAAGATCGCCCGCACCATCAAGCAGCCCGGCATGACCGACGCGCTGCGCAACGCCGAGAACGCGGCCGAGCTCTACGATCTCCTGACGCGCGCCCCCGTCGCCGCGAGCTGA
- the hpf gene encoding ribosome hibernation-promoting factor, HPF/YfiA family → MALTIAGKNMDVGNALRQRIEDRIAASVGKYFDGNHSGQVTVSKSGAGFEADCTLHLDTGVVLKTSATAGDATQAFEQAAERIDKRLRRYKRRLKAHKSGPSSADVEAAVANYTVLAAPDEDEELAENYAPLVVAETPTKIRTMTVSMAVLQLDLIDAPALMFRNAANGSHNVVYRRSDGNVGWIDPSLAASTGSADTTQTTAD, encoded by the coding sequence ATGGCCCTCACTATCGCTGGCAAAAACATGGACGTCGGCAACGCTCTTCGGCAGCGGATCGAAGATCGCATCGCCGCGTCCGTCGGAAAGTACTTTGACGGGAACCATAGTGGCCAGGTGACCGTTTCGAAGTCCGGCGCCGGGTTCGAGGCGGATTGCACGCTTCACCTCGACACGGGCGTCGTGCTCAAGACCTCCGCCACGGCCGGAGACGCGACACAAGCGTTCGAGCAGGCCGCCGAGAGGATCGACAAGCGTCTGCGCCGCTACAAGCGCCGCCTGAAGGCTCACAAGTCCGGGCCGTCCTCGGCGGACGTCGAAGCCGCAGTCGCGAACTACACCGTTCTCGCCGCGCCCGACGAGGATGAGGAGCTTGCGGAAAACTACGCGCCCCTCGTCGTTGCCGAGACGCCAACGAAAATTCGTACCATGACCGTCTCGATGGCGGTCCTGCAGCTTGATCTCATCGATGCCCCAGCGCTCATGTTCCGAAATGCCGCAAATGGGTCTCACAACGTCGTCTACCGACGTTCGGACGGCAATGTCGGCTGGATCGACCCGTCGCTCGCCGCGAGCACCGGCTCGGCCGACACGACTCAAACCACTGCGGATTAA
- the rpoN gene encoding RNA polymerase factor sigma-54: MTPSLRLVQSQRQTLAMTPQLMQAIKLLQMSNLELEAAVREEVDQNPFLTLSPRGDGRVAPKRDVSHSASPLDPFAAVPVRETLADHCRREVAGLKLDTKERAIADFLIGSLDPDGRLPGDALDDTIVGLGVSPADVAATLAKVQTIEPAGLFARDLGECLALQLRASDDYDTLAQKVIENLALVAKRDVRRLADVCNASEAAVIDVLGRLRGLDPRPGLAFDTTPLVAIEPDVIVRRRAEGGFIVSLDTQRLPRVLVDADYHAEVTAMGNAAAVSFANQCMRSAHWLTRSLDQRARTIVKVASAIVSRQRAFFEGEAQHVSPLTLREVAQDIGMHESTVSRVVSNKALASPRGVFPFRAFFAVAIDAGDGAVSAEAVRAQIRRIVDTETATHVRSDDEIVQTLKNSGIVIARRTVAKYREAMNIPSSVERRRMARHDAFSSAGIRR, translated from the coding sequence GTGACACCATCTCTCCGGCTCGTTCAGTCGCAAAGACAGACATTGGCCATGACCCCGCAGCTGATGCAGGCCATCAAGCTGCTGCAAATGTCCAATCTCGAGCTGGAGGCCGCGGTTCGTGAAGAAGTCGACCAAAACCCCTTCCTGACCTTGTCTCCGCGCGGCGACGGCCGCGTCGCTCCCAAGCGCGACGTGTCGCACTCGGCGAGCCCGCTCGACCCGTTTGCCGCGGTGCCGGTGCGCGAGACCCTGGCGGACCACTGCCGCCGCGAGGTCGCCGGCCTCAAGCTCGACACCAAAGAGCGCGCCATCGCCGACTTCCTGATCGGCTCCCTCGATCCGGACGGACGCCTCCCCGGCGACGCGCTCGACGACACCATCGTCGGCCTCGGCGTCTCGCCGGCGGACGTCGCCGCCACCCTCGCCAAGGTCCAAACGATCGAGCCGGCGGGCCTCTTCGCCCGCGATCTCGGCGAGTGCCTCGCCCTGCAGCTGCGCGCCAGCGACGACTACGACACCCTCGCCCAGAAGGTCATCGAGAACCTCGCCCTCGTTGCCAAGCGCGACGTGCGGCGCCTCGCCGACGTCTGCAACGCCTCCGAGGCGGCGGTCATCGACGTGCTGGGCCGGCTGCGCGGCCTCGACCCGCGGCCGGGCCTCGCATTCGACACCACGCCCCTCGTCGCCATCGAGCCGGACGTCATCGTGCGCCGGCGGGCCGAGGGCGGGTTCATCGTCTCGCTCGACACGCAGCGCCTGCCGCGCGTCCTCGTCGACGCCGACTACCACGCCGAGGTCACCGCGATGGGCAACGCCGCCGCGGTGTCCTTCGCCAACCAGTGCATGCGCTCGGCGCACTGGCTGACGCGCAGCCTCGACCAGCGGGCGCGCACGATCGTCAAGGTCGCCTCGGCCATCGTGTCGCGCCAGCGGGCCTTCTTCGAGGGCGAGGCGCAGCACGTCTCGCCGCTCACCCTGCGCGAGGTGGCGCAGGACATAGGCATGCATGAATCGACGGTCAGCCGTGTCGTTTCGAACAAGGCCCTCGCCTCCCCCCGCGGCGTCTTCCCCTTCCGCGCCTTCTTCGCGGTGGCGATCGACGCCGGCGACGGCGCCGTCTCGGCCGAGGCGGTGCGCGCGCAAATTCGCCGCATTGTGGACACGGAAACCGCAACCCACGTGCGCTCCGACGACGAGATCGTGCAAACGCTTAAAAACAGCGGTATCGTGATCGCACGGCGAACGGTGGCGAAATACCGCGAAGCGATGAACATCCCCTCCTCAGTGGAGCGGCGGAGAATGGCGCGTCACGACGCGTTCAGCTCGGCCGGGATCCGCCGGTGA